GGTTGGTTTGTAGGGGTTGGCGGATTGCCTGGTTGGTTTGTAGGGGTTGGCTGGTTGCCTGGTTGGTTCCTAGAGGTTGGCTGGTTGCCTGGTTGGTTTGCAGAGGTTGGCTGGTTGCCTGGTTGGTTTGTAGGGGTTGGCTGGTTGCCTGGTTGGTTTGTAGGGGTTGGCTGGTTGCCTGGTTGGTTTGTAGGGGTTGGCGGATTGCCTGGTTGGTTTGTAGGGGTTGGCTGGTTGCCTGGTTGGTTTGTAGGGGTTGGCTGGTTGCCTGGTTGGTTTGTAGGGCTTGGCTGGTTGCCTGGTTGGTTTGTAGGGCTTGGCTGTTTGTCTGGATGATTGGCAAAGCCTAGCAGACCAAAATGGAAATAAGTCTTTGACCTTGATATGTGATTTTTGTCTAATAAACGAATCTAAACTAGTTGTTTACCTGGTTGGTTGTAGAGGATCCAGTGGTTGCTAAGAGTTGTCTGCTTGTCTGGTTGTTTGTCAAGGACTTATTGGTTGTCGAGGACTTGTTGGTTTTTGAGGACTCATTGGCTGTCTGGTTGGTTGCTAAGGGTTGGCTGTTTGCCTGGTTGGTTGATAGGGGTTGGCTAGTTGCCTGGATGGTTGTCGAAGACTCACATGTTGCTAAGGGCTGGGTGGTTGTTAAGGGTTGGCTAGTTGCCTGGTTGGTTGTTGCAGAGTCACTGGTTGCTAGGGGCTGAATGGTTGCTAAGGGCAGGTTACCTGTTGAGGGTTGGTTAGTTTCTAAGTGCCAGTTGTTATTGTAGCAGATCAGAGGGGGAGCGCTACAATGAGAGAAAACAAAAagtggttaacacacacacacacacacacacacacacacacacacacacacacacacacacacacacacacacacacacacacacacacacacacacacacacacacacacacacacacacacacacacacacacacacacacacacacagatacacaccagGCCAGTTGGGTGTGTAGATCCTGTGTGAGCTGGTAACACTGAGCGTAGTAGCTACCCTGGGCTTCTACAAAGTCAGACAGGCTTCTCGAATGGGCAGCCTGCAACAGACAGGGTAGAACGAGAGAGTGAGCAGGTGTCTGTGTTAATACCAgtctatgtgaatgtgtgtgtgtgtgtgtgtgtgtgtgcgcgtgcgtgttgGTACATACATGTGTAGTGTTGATTCCCTCCAGCAGTAGtctggtgatctctgactgtcggtcaaacacacactgagagatcCTCAGCTCCATCTCTGCCTGAGAGACTTCCTGGGCCCACATCTGACAGCAATGGATAGAGATACATAGATCAATGAGAAGACAAAGGAACAGGACTAACCAATGAGAAAACTGACAGGAACAGTACCAACCAATGAGAAAACTGCTGGTCCATTTTCATTATATCGTCCAGTCTTACTGTGCTATCTGATGTTAAAACAAGCATGTGGGAGTGTGCATGTGTATATGTGAGGACTGACCTTCAGCCATCTGACTCGTAGGAAGCTGAACATGTAGGAGACATGGGCTACATACTCCTCTCCTAATGGGTTAGCATTTAGACCctggaagagagaaagggagagagagagaaggagagagaatgagaaaaagagagagagagagaatgagaaagaaagagagagagaatgagaaagaaagaaagagacacagagagcgagagagagagaatgagatagagagagggcgagagagatagatagagagaggagagagagatgagacttgACTTTTGATGCTATGCATTGTTGACATTCTTGGAAACCTAAGGCACACCTCTCCTGACCCAAATACGCATAAATCTTTCAAGCCACCATTGACCCTTCGTTAAGTCTGAGTAGGTCCAATGGATAGCAACTGTCATCCAGTCTGACACCTAGGACAAACTCACGTTTAAATCGTATGAAAGTCAGTGAGGGCTATGGCAAAAACAgagttttcttttttttaaataacaaaaatgtaatCATTTAAAAATAATGTAACAGTGCACCAGGGGTACTTGCTACTGTGATtcctgagatgcagagccttttGGAGTATTTTGATATTCCAAAATTATAATTTGTTACATTGTTTGCTATCTCAGCTGGTTAGCGAAGGGTCAATTCATGAGGTCAGCAGTGTGAGATCAGCAGTAGGAGGTTAGCAGTATGGGGTCAGCAGTAGGAGGTCAGCAGTACGAGGTCAGCAGTACGAGGTCAGCAGTGTGTGGTCAGCAGTATGGGGTCAGCAGTGAGAAGTCAGCAGTGTGTGGTCAGCAGTATGGGGTCAGCAGTACGAGGTCAGCAGTGAGAGGTCACCAGTATGAGGTCAGCAGTACGAGGTGGGCAGTATGAGATCAGCAGTATGAGGTCAGCAGTAGGAGGTCAGCAGTAGGAGGTCAGCAGTATGAGGTGGGCAGTAGGAAGTCAGCAGTAGGAGGTCAGCAGTATGAGGTGGGCAGTATGAGGTCAGCAGTAGGAGGTCAGCAGTATGAGGTCAGCAGTAGGAGATCAGCAGTAGGAGGTCAGCAGTAGGAGGTCAGCGGTATAAGGTGGGCAGTACGAGGTCAGCAGTACGAGGTCAGCAGTACGAGGTCAGCAGTAGGAGGTGGGCAGTATGAGGTCAGCAGTACGAGGTCAGCAGTACGAGGTCAGCAGTAGGAGATCAGCAGTATGAGGTCAGCAGTATGAGGTCAGCAGTACGAGGTCAGCAGTAGGAGGTCAGCAGTAGGAGGTCAGCAGTATGAGGTGGGCAGTATGAGGTCAGCAGTAAGAGGTCAGCAGTACGAGGTCAGCAGTAGGTGGTCAGCAGTATGAGGTGGGCAGTATGAGGTCAGCAGTACGAGGTCAGCAGTAGGAGGTGGGCAGTATGAGGTCAGCAGTACGAGGTCAGCAGTAGGAGGTCAGCAGTATGAGGTGGGCAGTATGAGGTCAGCAGTACGAGGTCAGCAGTACGAGGTCAGCAGTAGGAGGTGGGCAGTATGAGGTGGGCAGTAAGAGGTCAGCAGTACGAGGTCGGCAGTAGGAGGTGGGCAGTATGAGGTCAGCAGTACGAGGTCAGCAGTAGGAGATCAGCAGTACGAGGTCAGCAGTACGAGGTGGGCAGTATGAGGTCAGCAGTATGAGGTCAGCAGTAGGAGGTCAGCAGTAGGAGATCAGCAGTACGAGGTCAGCAGTACGGGGTGGGCAGTATGAGGTCAGCAGTATGAGGTCAGCAGTAGGAGGTCAGCAGTACGAGGTCAGCAGTACGAGGTCAGCAGTATGAGGTGGGCAGTATGAGGTCAGCAGTATGTGTGTTCTCACCCGGGCCTCGATGTCTGCTTCCTGTGCCTTTCTCAGTCTGGCCTTTGCAATGTCCAGATCTAACCGCTTATTCACCAGCTGCCTGCGCTCattctacgcacacacacacgcacgcacacacacaaacacacacacgcagttgtCAGAGTGTATttgtgttataatagtgtgtgtgtgttgtggtgtggtgtgtgtgtgtgtacctgtatgaCTGTGTATTCCTGGTCAGTAAACCTCCGTAGAGGAGACAGGAAGTTGATGTCTGTACTCTGGATCAGCTTCTTGTTCGCCAACCCGATCTGCCTCTCCAACTCCCCACACTTAATCAGAgtactacctacacacacacacacatatatacacatgtcCAGTCTCtaaccatagtgtgtgtgtgtgtaccgtagggtgtgtgtgtatcgtagggtgtgtgtgtgtgtgtaccgtagggtgtgtgtgtgtgtgtgtgtaccgtaggGTGTGTGTCTCCCCAGTTCCAGAGCAGCGTCCATCATGTTTTCACTCAGCAGCTCGTGGGGGGTTGGCCTCTCAGGGGCGCTCCAATCCAGACCCTTATACAACAAGTCCTCTAAACGAGCTCCTAAAAGATTAGGGTTCAGAgatcaggggttagaggttaaaATCCCttagcttacacacacacacacacacacacaaacgcacacgcacacacacaaactaaccagGGTTAGGCTGCAATAAAGTCTCAGTCTGTGAGATGATTTTGTCAGTCCAGGTCTTAGTGGACTCTGCTCTGTCCAGGAGACTCTCCAACCGGCTGTCCAACTCTGTCTTCTCAGCCTGTCCCAGAGCTTCCTCCGTATACTGAGGAGATACAACACGTCATctatgtgtgagagtgtgtgtgttgtagatgcAGTTTCAAAGGATCACATGAAAGGCTATTTCTTTGAGGAATGGCTGCTCCTGAGACCGTCGCTGTCCACTGTCACGTGGTGCTGAACATGACGTTGTCCATATGAATGGTGCTGAATCTCCGATTGCCGACCAGCGGCTTTGTTCACTTGAGCacaatttatttattattattacatcTTGTGACAACTAGCTATATATGTTAGGCAAATACACTGCTGTCATCCCCGCTACTATCTAACTGAATCAGATTGACATAGAAATCGACCCTTGGAGATCAATGAAGTTAAATTCAACATCTCCCTCACCTGAACAGCTCGGTTGATAAACGCGCCCGCGTCCACAGCGAGCCTCGTGATATCCATCTGGTCAAGGTCGGCCGCTCTCCTACGGCGCAACGAGCTAGGCTAGTTGTCTAGCAGCCGTGGACAGCTATAAAAATACATATCTTCTAACCGGATTACTGGCATGTGAAACACTGAGACCGTAAACAACGACCATTCTAGAAAGACAGAGTATGACTAGCGGTGATGTATCCTGTCATAACATTTTCCACACAGAGGAGCTAAGAATATCCATCATATCAGCTCGCGTTGTTTGAATGAATGACAGCGGAATCTGTTTACCTCTCCAGCAGCTCGTTTTTCTATTCGCGTCTTTAGGGGATGTTTTGGTGACGTCAATGGGCTGCTGCAAAGAACATTTGTCGCGCTATGACGCGAAGAGTAGGTGTCCCGCAAAATGTCAAACTCCCTCTGTCATGTGTGAGTGAATggttcatgtacagtgccttgcaaaagtattcacccccttggcgttgttcttattttgttgcattacaacctgtaatttaaatggattttaatttggatgtcatgtaatggacataaacaAAATAGTCGAAATTGGTGAAGCGAAATGAAAAAAGtgtacttgtttaaaaaaataaacacggAAAAGtagtgcgtgcatatgtattcaccccctttgctatgaaatcCTTAAATAATATcttgtgcaaccaattaccttcagaagtcacacaattaaatgttctgaaaggccccagagtctgcaacaccactaagcaagcagggacaaagttgtggagatgtacagatcagggttgggttataaaaaaatatctgaaactttgaatatcccacacagcaccattaaatccattaaaaaaattgaaagaatatggcaccacaacaaacctaccaaaagagggccacccaccaaatgctgtggggatgtttttccattggCGGGgattgggaaactggtcagaattgaaggaatgatgtatCTGTGCTAAATACagtgaaattcttgagggaaacctgtttcagtttttcagagatttgagactgggatggaggttcagcttccagcaggacaatgaccctaagcatactgctaaagcaacactcgagtggtttaaggggaaacatttaaatgtcttggaatggactagtgaaagcccagacctcaatccaattgacaaTCTATGGTATGATTtatagattgctgtacaccatcggaacccatccaacttgaaggagctggagcagttttgccttgaatgggccaaaatcccagtggcttgatgtctcaagcttatagagacataccccaagagattgCAGCTGTAatgagattacacacacacacacacacacacacacacatttaaatactttttttttttagtaCAGTAAAATTTGCAACTGCCCCATGAAAAACATAACAATTACTCCAGATTTACAAAAACATGAAAAAGAGAATTTCATTGATAACAGAACAAGTCAAATATTGAACATCGTAAACAGTGTCTCAGAGAAGCCGTGTGTATCACAGGTAAGGTCCCCAGCCCAGGTACATCTGACACAGTAGTTTGTCGTCGGTAGCCTCCTGTATCAGGTAGTGAACGTGTCCCTCTATAGACAGAGGCAGACCCAACACCTTGTTACGACTCTTTATCACGCCCTGCAAACGCTGATCAATCTCACACACATGGGTCTTGGCCTGAGAGGGGAGAAAGGATGTGTTAGTTAATCCTTTCACATGTATTTAGAGatactgtgttttatatgaacatttatttagagagagagagggatagagtgtgtgtgtaccttctcGTTGACTATCCCTCCAGTCTCACTGGCCTGTGTCTTGGATCGTCCTTTGGGTTTACTCCACTCTACCAGAGGGTCAAGGGAGAAATGTCTTCagtacactgaaacacacacaacacctgtACACCCCACCATTGGTCCTTTGAAGCTAGTTTGGCACATGTTGATCTGAGTAGCCTCTGGCAAGAGGGACAGCTTCATTTAAATccctgtgtttatgtgtgtttgtgtgtgtgtttatatatatatgtgtgtgtgtacctcatgAGTGGTTCTCTGGTCTCTCATCAGGCGTAGCGCGACTTCACAGGCGGTTCTGAACAGCCCCTCTGTCCCCATAGGGCCCATAGCATGGACCATGTTCTGGGTCAGTCTGAACGGAACCACTTCCGGAACATCAAACGTCACATcctgagagagtgagggggggttagggagagagaaagagagagaaagagagggaggagagagaaagagaaggggtggGATCAAGAGGCATGTATTCAATTTGGCCTCATGAAGTTGAGGTGCAAGCAAGTCCAAGCAACACACACCTTGTTGAAGAGGCAGTTGAAGTCGACGTGAACACACTCCCCGGTGAATGAGTCAAACAGGATGTTCTCTCCATGGCGGTCTCCAAGACCCAGGATGTAGCCCACCACGGACATCACCGCTGTGGAGCGACAGTAGGCTGACCTGCTGCTGTacccacattacacacacacacacacacacacacacacacacacacacacacacacacacacacacacacacacacacacacacacacacacacacacacacacacacacacacacacacacacacacacacacacacacacacacacttaatcacCAGTAATGTATAGTGTATgttgtaaacgtgtgtgtgtactTGGTCGTACCATGTGGTGGGGTCAGGGAAGGTTCGGAGGAACCATTCATAGAAGCCAGGGGGGTGTCTGGCACACAGGAGGTCCTTATGGACTTTCAGCTTCTCCTCAAATGATGCAGTCTGAGGAAGAATGAACTTCTTCAACTCTTTACCTGACATCAggatacctacacacacacacacacacacacacacacacacacgttttattGAGTATGTGgcgtgtgttgtcagtgtgtgtacctctctcctactagagtgtggtcagtgtgtgtgtacctctctcctagtagagtgtggtcagtgtgtgtacctctctcctagtagagtgttgtcagtgtgtgtacctctctcctagtagagtgtggtcagtgtgtgtacctctctccttgtagagtgtggtcagtgtgtgtgtacctctctcctagtagagtatggtcagtgtgtgtgtacctctctcctagtagagtctggtcagtgtgtgtgtacctctctcctagtagagtatggtcagtgtgtgtgtacctctctcctagtagagtatggtcagtgtgtgtgtacctctctcctagtagagtatggtcagtgtgtgtgtacctctctcctagtagagtatggtcagtgtgtgtgtacctctctcctagtagagtatggtcagtgtgtgtgtacctctctcctagtagagtatggtcagtgtgtgtgtacctctctcctagtagagtatggtcagtgtgtgtgtacctctctccttgtagagtctggtcagtgtgtgtgtacctctctcctagtagagtgaggtcagtgtgtgtacctctctcctagtagagtgtggtcagtgtgtgtacctctctcctagtagagtgtggtcagtgggtgtacctctcctagtagagtgtggtcagtgtgtgtacctctctccttGTAGAGTTTGTTCAGAATGTGTCGGAGACCTCCAGTGTTGTTGACCCACTCGATGATGCCACACTCCTCATTCAGTGGGATCACAGCATATGTACGGATATGGAGCTCCCTCCTCCTGGACTCTGCATCCttacgcaggcacacacacacacacacacacacacacacacacacacacacacacacacacacacacacacacacacacacacacacacacacacacacacacacacacacacacacacacacacacacacacacacacacacacgcacacgtctGAAGTGTTCTGATATCTCTGGGCTACAGCAGTCTGTTGTTGTACAGATGCCAGTTTGAGAAGTGACAGGTTAAACACCTTGTTGATGAGGCAGTTGAACTCCATGAGGCGACAGTCTTTCCGGAGGTCATCTTTAGGTTTACACATCACAGTGTAGCTCCTCCCATCACTTCCCTTCAGGCCGATCTTCTTGGGCTTCTGGAGGGAGGCTAGGATCTCCACCTATACACACATCATcgtgagacacacatacacacacaccatgtggcacgacacagacacagaaagacaaactactcccccctccccacacacacacaccatgtgacacgacacacacagacacagaaagacaaactattccccccccacacacacaccatgtgacacgacacacacagaaagacaaacctctcccccccacacacacagtatcgtCAAAGCCATGGAGGTAGGCCCAGTGTCCGGGGAATGCGTTGTGGTGCAGTGTGTTTGCAGGGCCAGTAGAGGGCAGTGTGGGGATGAGGACAGACTGCAGAGGGATCAGGATCTGGCTGAACGACGGCTCCTCCACTAGGCGCTTCAACTGCTTGAAATGGACCGCATAATGAGAGTACTACTGTTACCATCCACCTGGAATACAGAGCGAGAGAAATGGACCCCATACTGAGACTACTACTGTTACCATCCAcctggaatacagagagagagaaatggacccCATACTgagactactactgctaccatcaacctggaatacagagagagagaaatggacccCATACTGAGACTACTGTTACCATCCAcctggaatacagagagagagaaatggacccCATACTGAGACTACTGTTACCATCCAcctggaatacagagagagagaaatggacccCATACTGAGAGTACTACTGTTACCATCCAcctggaatacagagagagaaatggacccCATACTGAGACTACTGTTACCATCCAcctggaatacagagagagagaaatggacccCATACTGAGACTACTGTTACCATCCAcctggaatacagagagagagaaatggacccCATACTGAGAGTACTACTGTTACCATCCAcctggaatacagagagagagaaatggacccCATACTGAGACTACTGTTACCATCCAcctggaatacagagagagagaaattgaccCCATACTGAGACTACTGTTACCATCCACCtggaatacagagagagggaaatggaaccCATACTGAGACTACTGTTACCATCCAcctggaatacagagagagagaaatggacccCATACTGAGACTACTGTTACCATCCAcctggattacagagagagagaaatggacccCATACTGAGACTACTGTTACCATCCAcctggaatacagagagagagaaatgaacccCATACTGAGACTACTACTGTTACCATCCAcctggaatacagagagagagaaatggacccCATACTGAGACTACTGTTACCATCCAcctggaatacagagagagaaatggacccCATACTGAGACTACTACTGTTACCATCTAcctggaatacagagagagagaaattgaccCCATACTGAGACTACTGTTACCATCCGcctggaatacagagagagagaaatggacccAATACTGAGACTACTGTTACCATCCAcctggaatacagagagagagaaatggacccCATACTGAGACTACTGTTACCATCCAcctggattacagagagagagaaatggacccCATACTGAGACTGCTAATACCATCCAGAGCGAGTCCCTCCAGAGCTCTCAGGGTCTTCGTCAGGCTCAGGGGTCGTCGGGTCAAGGTCACAGTTCACCAGAGAGGCCAGAAGGTCATGCAGCCTGCCGCTCacacctcactacgcacacaGAGAGATAAAGTTGGTAACATGTTGATATGGACAGTAGGATTTAGAGTGATATAGAGAGTTGAGATCAGATGTGACTCACATCTGGTAGTTTCGGGGGTCTTGCTGGCCAGGGGGGTGATGGGTAGACAGGGTCCCTTAGCAGGCgtttctccatcctccctctcttgcATCACCACGGCAACCTCAGCCTTCAGGGCAGTGTAAAGAAACCCcttcacacactgacacacacacaaagaactgtgtgtgtgtgacaaacacACAAAGAACACAAATCAAATGCAATTGGTTGATAAATgaaggccagtgtgtgtgtgtgtgtgtgtgtgtgtgtgtgtgtgtgtgatacaggTGGAAAGGGGACTCTAGATGGATAAAAACCCGTTTCAGCATGGTCATTGCCATTGAGGGGTTCCACCATTTTAAAATAGTCAACTGGGTGGAGACTACAATGGGTTGGGAGCGATCAGTAAAAGATCAGAGCATTGTCTTCTTCTTCAAATTGGGTTGCCTATGGTTTATAAAATATCACCGCCGTCTAGTGGCCACAATAAATGAATGACACACAAGATTTGGTTCAGGACTCCAGCACTGCAGGTGGTGGTAAATCATCAACATTAGCTTTATGATTTTTTTTAcacaaaagaagaagaaaattgactactttaAATTAGATTGCCTCAATTGCACTGGCCATGCTGTGAAACACtttataatggcacagataca
The Oncorhynchus clarkii lewisi isolate Uvic-CL-2024 unplaced genomic scaffold, UVic_Ocla_1.0 unplaced_contig_1721_pilon_pilon, whole genome shotgun sequence DNA segment above includes these coding regions:
- the LOC139402466 gene encoding endophilin-B2-like; its protein translation is MDITRLAVDAGAFINRAVQYTEEALGQAEKTELDSRLESLLDRAESTKTWTDKIISQTETLLQPNPGARLEDLLYKGLDWSAPERPTPHELLSENMMDAALELGRHTPYGSTLIKCGELERQIGLANKKLIQSTDINFLSPLRRFTDQEYTVIQNERRQLVNKRLDLDIAKARLRKAQEADIEARGLNANPLGEEYVAHVSYMFSFLRVRWLKMWAQEVSQAEMELRISQCVFDRQSEITRLLLEGINTTHAAHSRSLSDFVEAQGSYYAQCYQLTQDLHTQLACAPPLICYNNNWHLETNQPSTGNLPLATIQPLATSDSATTNQATSQPLTTTQPLATCESSTTIQATSQPLSTNQANSQPLATNQTANESSKTNKSSTTNKSLTNNQTSRQLLATTGSSTTNQALPIIQTNSQALQTNQATSQALQTNQATSQPLQTNQATSQPLQTNQAIRQPLQTNQATSQPLQTNQATSQPLQTNQATSQPLQTNQATSQPLGTNQATSQPLQTNQAIRQPLQTNPATSQPLGTNQATSQPRQTNQATSQPLQTNQATSQPLGTNQATSQPVGTNQATSQPLQTNQATRQPLQTNPATSQPLGTNQATSQSLQTIQATNESPTTNVFSTTNESLITNQVTNQPSTSNQVTNQSLATYRTNS
- the LOC139402469 gene encoding serine/threonine-protein kinase ATR-like produces the protein MSGKELKKFILPQTASFEEKLKVHKDLLCARHPPGFYEWFLRTFPDPTTCRSAYCRSTAVMSVVGYILGLGDRHGENILFDSFTGECVHVDFNCLFNKDVTFDVPEVVPFRLTQNMVHAMGPMGTEGLFRTACEVALRLMRDQRTTHESGVNPKDDPRHRPVRLEG